One genomic window of Gossypium hirsutum isolate 1008001.06 chromosome D11, Gossypium_hirsutum_v2.1, whole genome shotgun sequence includes the following:
- the LOC121223600 gene encoding cell division cycle 20.2, cofactor of APC complex translates to MDAGSLNSFSNLKGQSRCPLQEQLLQRKNSKENMDRFIPNRSAMDFDYAHYMLTEGRKIKENQTACSPAREAYRKQLAETLNMNRTRILAFKNKPPAPVELFPSEHSTASAHPTKSAKPRRHIPQSSERTLDAPDLVDDFYLNLLDWGSSNVLAIALGNTVYLWDASDSSTSELVTVDDENGPVTSVNWAPDGRHIAIGLNNSEVQLWDSTANRQLRTLRGCHRSRVGSMAWNNHILTTGGMDGQIVNNDVRIRSHVVETYRGHQQEVCGLKWSASGQQLASGGNDNVVHIWDRSMASSNSPTQWLHRLEEHTSAVKALAWCPFQSNLLATGGGGGDRTIKFWNTHTGACLNSVDTGSQVCSLLWSKNERELLSSHGFTQNQLTLWKYPSMVKMAELTGHTSRVLYMAQSPDGCTVASAAGDETLRFWNVFGVPEVAKTAPKVNREPFSQLNRIR, encoded by the exons ATGGATGCAGGATCTTTAAATTCTTTTTCAAACTTGAAGGGTCAATCTAGATGCCCACTTCAAGAACAACTTCTCCAGAGAAAGAATTCCAAGgaaaat atGGATAGATTCATACCAAACCGTTCAGCAATGGACTTTGATTATGCGCATTACATGCTGACCGAAGGAAGGAAGATCAAAGAGAACCAAACAGCATGCTCACCTGCCAGGGAGGCCTACAGGAAGCAGCTGGCTGAGACCTTGAACATGAACCGCACCCGAATCTTGGCTTTCAAGAACAAGCCACCAGCACCCGTCGAACTCTTCCCTTCCGAGCACTCAACGGCTTCAGCTCATCCGACCAAATCCGCAAAGCCTAGAAGACATATTCCCCAG AGCTCTGAGAGAACATTGGATGCTCCTGATCTCGTCGACGATTTTTACCTGAATTTATTGGACTGGGGCAGCAGCAATGTACTAGCAATAGCACTCGGAAACACTGTGTATCTGTGGGATGCTTCAGATAGTTCTACTTCAGAACTTGTCACTGTTGATGACGAAAACGGACCAGTAACAAGTGTGAATTGGGCTCCTGACGGTCGGCATATTGCCATTGGCTTGAACAATTCCGAAGTACAACTATGGGATTCGACTGCCAACCGGCAG CTGCGTACTCTGAGAGGTTGTCACAGATCAAGAGTGGGTTCAATGGCATGGAACAATCACATTCTCACAACAGGAGGAATGGATGGTCAGATTGTTAACAACGATGTGAGAATTAGATCCCATGTTGTCGAAACTTACAGAGGCCACCAGCAAGAGGTTTGCGGGCTGAAATGGTCGGCTTCCGGGCAACAACTAGCCAGCGGAGGCAATGATAATGTTGTTCACATATGGGATAGGTCCATGGCATCTTCAAATTCACCAACTCAATGGCTACACAGGTTGGAGGAGCATACCTCAGCTGTCAAAGCCCTTGCCTGGTGCCCTTTCCAGAGCAATTTGCTGGCCACAGGTGGAGGTGGCGGCGATCGCACCATAAAATTTTGGAACACACATACTGGTGCATGCTTGAATTCAGTTGATACCGGCTCCCAGGTTTGCTCATTGCTATGGAGCAAGAATGAGAGGGAGCTATTGAGTTCCCATGGGTTTACTCAGAATCAATTAACTCTTTGGAAATATCCATCGATGGTGAAGATGGCAGAGCTAACGGGTCATACATCTAGAGTACTTTACATGGCTCAAAGCCCTGATGGGTGCACAGTGGCATCAGCAGCAGGGGATGAGACTCTAAGATTCTGGAATGTTTTTGGGGTCCCAGAAGTGGCTAAAACTGCTCCGAAAGTGAACCGTGAGCCATTCTCTCAGTTGAACCGTATCCGTTGA
- the LOC121223601 gene encoding BAHD acyltransferase DCR, with the protein MFLLLFVATIFVSQHQITIIKEMAGVEAGKEEEATAVRITGKSHVKPGKLIGRKECQLVTFDLPYLAFYYNQKLLFYKKDGCGEFEDKVEKLKEGLRVVLEEFYQLGGKLGKDDDEVLRVDYDDDMDGVEVVEAVAEGITVDELTGDDGTSSFKELIPFNGVLNLEGLHRPLLSIQLTKLKDGIAMGCAFNHAVLDGTSTWHFMSSWAQICNGTSSSVVVPPFLDRTKARNTRVKLDLSPVVSCNGDDATKQGPPAPQMREKLFRFSEAAVDKIKSRANSTPPPSDGSKPFSTFQSLAVHIWRHVSQARNLKPEDYTVFTVFADCRKRVDPPMPDSYFGNLIQAIFTATAAGLLLENPPSFGALVIQKAIESHDAKAIDERNKAWEAAPKIFQFKDAGVNCVAVGSSPRFKVYEVDFGWGKPVGVRSGSNNRFDGMVYLYQGKSGGRSIDVEITMEAQAMEKLEKDKEFLMEV; encoded by the coding sequence ATGTTTCTTCTTCTATTTGTAGCCACAATCTTTGTATCTCAGCACCAAATAACGATCATAAAGGAAATGGCAGGCGTCGAAGCAGGGAAGGAGGAGGAGGCGACCGCTGTGAGAATCACCGGAAAAAGCCACGTCAAGCCGGGAAAGTTGATAGGAAGAAAAGAGTGTCAGTTGGTCACCTTTGATCTCCCCTACCTGGCTTTCTATTATAACCAGAAGCTGTTGTTTTACAAGAAAGACGGTTGTGGTGAGTTCGAGGACAAGGTTGAAAAGCTCAAGGAAGGGCTGAGGGTGGTGTTAGAGGAGTTTTATCAGCTAGGAGGTAAGCTCGGGAAAGATGACGATGAGGTTCTTAGAGTTGATTATGACGATGATATGGATGGTGTTGAAGTGGTGGAAGCCGTGGCAGAGGGGATTACCGTCGATGAATTGACGGGTGATGATGGTACGAGCTCATTTAAGGAATTGATACCTTTTAATGGCGTCTTGAACTTGGAGGGTCTTCACAGGCCTCTTTTGTCCATACAGTTGACGAAGTTGAAAGATGGTATCGCAATGGGGTGTGCTTTCAACCATGCCGTCCTCGACGGAACCTCCACTTGGCATTTTATGAGCTCTTGGGCTCAAATCTGTAACGGTACTTCGAGCTCCGTCGTTGTGCCGCCGTTTCTTGATCGGACCAAAGCTCGAAACACCCGCGTGAAGCTCGACCTCAGTCCGGTCGTTTCTTGCAACGGCGACGACGCCACCAAACAAGGCCCGCCGGCGCCGCAGATGAGGGAGAAACTCTTCCGTTTTTCCGAAGCCGCCGTCGATAAGATCAAATCGAGAGCTAATTCAACCCCACCACCGTCCGATGGCTCTAAACCGTTCTCGACTTTCCAATCTCTAGCTGTCCACATTTGGCGACACGTATCCCAAGCACGTAACCTCAAACCCGAAGACTACACGGTTTTTACTGTCTTCGCCGATTGTCGTAAAAGGGTTGATCCACCGATGCCCGACAGTTACTTCGGAAACTTGATTCAAGCCATCTTCACCGCCACAGCGGCCGGGTTGTTATTGGAAAACCCACCGTCATTCGGAGCTTTAGTGATACAAAAAGCTATAGAATCCCACGACGCTAAAGCCATCGATGAACGTAACAAGGCATGGGAAGCAGCGCCGAAGATTTTCCAGTTCAAAGACGCCGGTGTCAACTGTGTAGCGGTCGGAAGCTCACCGAGGTTTAAAGTTTACGAAGTGGATTTCGGGTGGGGAAAGCCGGTAGGGGTGAGGAGTGGATCCAACAACAGGTTCGATGGAATGGTGTATTTGTATCAAGGGAAGAGCGGTGGCCGGAGCATTGACGTTGAAATCACCATGGAAGCTCAAGCTATGGAGAAATTGGAGAAGGATAAAGAGTTTTTAATGGAAGTATAG
- the LOC107902529 gene encoding protein SRC2, with protein sequence MAAPQEMQVTFVSGKDLQNVNWRHGPIKPYAVVWVDPSSKLATKVDEKGDTYPTWNSTLVIPLFCPINDDTNLYVDVIHAGNEEKTKPLIGSAKLNLRDVLKDSGRYGEYEKSLKLKRPSGRPQGKVDVKVLIRGPGYHVPDQSRAIPSYGHPQSAPYGAPQPAPYGAHPSTPYGAYPPASYGALPGYGYPYAQQPLQQPQNPYYPFAQQGGYSYNAYNYNAQPQPASYGAPTGHGYGHGQTQAPFGATAATVGRYYEDNNNNKKKFGGMGAGMAMGAAMGVGVGALGGLAIAEGLDAPRGDDDGDKKVSGSE encoded by the coding sequence ATGGCCGCTCCTCAAGAAATGCAGGTAACTTTCGTCTCCGGCAAAGATCTTCAAAACGTGAACTGGCGACACGGTCCGATCAAGCCGTACGCCGTCGTGTGGGTGGACCCGAGCAGCAAATTGGCCACTAAAGTCGACGAAAAAGGCGACACATATCCTACATGGAACTCGACCCTAGTCATCCCTCTTTTTTGTCCCATCAATGACGACACTAACCTTTACGTCGATGTCATCCATGCCGGCAACGAGGAGAAGACCAAGCCTCTTATCGGTTCAGCTAAACTGAATCTCCGAGATGTCTTAAAAGACAGCGGCCGCTATGGGGAATACGAGAAATCACTCAAGTTGAAGCGACCTTCCGGTAGACCACAAGGTAAAGTTGACGTCAAAGTTTTAATAAGAGGGCCGGGGTATCATGTGCCTGATCAAAGCCGCGCAATACCTTCATACGGGCACCCTCAATCGGCTCCTTATGGAGCCCCTCAACCGGCACCTTACGGGGCTCATCCATCGACTCCGTATGGAGCCTATCCACCAGCTTCATACGGAGCTCTACCGGGTTATGGTTACCCGTATGCTCAACAACCATTGCAACAACCGCAAAATCCGTATTATCCTTTTGCCCAACAAGGCGGCTACTCATATAATGCGTACAATTATAATGCTCAACCTCAACCAGCTTCATACGGAGCTCCAACGGGTCATGGTTATGGCCATGGTCAGACTCAGGCTCCATTCGGTGCAACCGCAGCCACCGTTGGTAGGTACTatgaagataataataataataagaaaaagttTGGCGGGATGGGGGCGGGAATGGCGATGGGTGCAGCTATGGGTGTGGGTGTAGGGGCTTTGGGTGGACTTGCAATAGCGGAGGGTTTGGATGCACCGAGAGGTGATGATGATGGAGATAAAAAAGTTAGTGGTAGTGAATGA